The following proteins are co-located in the Phragmites australis chromosome 10, lpPhrAust1.1, whole genome shotgun sequence genome:
- the LOC133930118 gene encoding UPF0481 protein At3g47200-like, with translation MVLRAPAHQQAPSSPGACPRTPTLLRRCLDALKSVQPRIRASYPRNIEDRCDVGDMVLTMLLDGCFILHRLLKYARIARREAAASAPAAARGRNDEEEEEDDDWTQVFGRCWVWSFITCDLLLLENQIPFFVVQKLFEQLRTDPDETSDVLVAGALRLFRSLRPQMLHSSRIACRDVHHLLHLFYLSVGKLAAAPGVPRQHIELPSELPQWVPCAKELEEAGVKFRARQGATSFLDVEFHGGVLEIPTLQLYDYSEPLLRNLIAFEQTYPFTPGHVTAYAIFMDCLVSSPEDMRLLQLSGVLVNQMNGARNRDAAGFFGRLCHEAHLAADRNYLAGVITGVNKYQRARWPRWRAALVRNYFSNPWVVTSLAAAVLLLVLTMLQSFFAVYGTVNGREILN, from the coding sequence ATGGTGCTGCGTGCGCCGGCTCATCAGCAGGCACCATCTTCTCCAGGAGCCTGCCCGCGGACACCAACGCTCCTGCGCAGGTGCCTGGACGCCTTGAAAAGCGTTCAGCCGCGCATCAGGGCGTCCTACCCGCGGAACATTGAGGATCGGTGCGATGTTGGAGACATGGTGCTCACCATGCTGCTGGATGGATGCTTCATCCTCCACCGCCTGCTCAAGTACGCACGCATCGCTAGAAGAGAAGCCGCTGCTTCTGCCCCGGCAGCAGCCCGAGGCAGaaacgacgaggaggaggaggaggacgatgatTGGACCCAGGTGTTCGGGAGGTGCTGGGTCTGGAGTTTCATCACCTGCGACCTGTTGCTGCTCGAGAACCAGATCCCTTTCTTCGTCGTGCAGAAGCTGTTCGAGCAGCTCCGGACGGACCCCGACGAGACCAGCGACGTCCTCGTGGCCGGCGCCCTACGCCTCTTCCGCTCCCTCCGGCCGCAGATGCTGCACTCCTCGCGCATCGCCTGCCGCGATGTGCACCACCTCCTGCACCTCTTCTACCTCTCCGTCGGGAAGCTGGCCGCGGCACCTGGCGTCCCACGCCAACACATCGAGCTGCCGTCGGAGCTCCCGCAGTGGGTGCCGTGCGCCAaggagctggaggaagccggtGTCAAGTTCCGAGCGAGGCAGGGTGCAACGAGCTTCCTCGACGTGGAGTTCCACGGCGGCGTCCTGGAGATCCCGACGCTGCAGCTGTACGACTACAGCGAGCCCCTGCTTCGCAACCTTATCGCCTTCGAGCAGACCTACCCCTTCACGCCCGGCCACGTCACCGCCTACGCCATCTTCATGGACTGCCTCGTGTCTTCGCCGGAGGACATGAGGCTGCTGCAACTCAGCGGCGTGCTGGTGAACCAGATGAACGGCGCGCGGAACCGGGACGCTGCTGGGTTCTTCGGCCGTCTCTGCCACGAGGCCCACCTAGCTGCGGACCGCAACTACCTCGCAGGAGTGATCACGGGGGTGAACAAGTACCAGCGGGCAAGGTGGCCCCGGTGGCGCGCGGCCCTGGTGCGCAACTACTTCAGCAACCCGTGGGTGGTCACGTCGCTCGCTGCCGCCGTGTTGCTGCTTGTGCTAACCATGCTGCAGAGCTTCTTTGCCGTGTATGGCACAGTAAACGGCAGAGAAATACTAAATTGa